One Halorientalis litorea DNA segment encodes these proteins:
- a CDS encoding enoyl-CoA hydratase/isomerase family protein produces the protein MVSVDTPLVEVTETADRRTVELARPDKLNALTPELVAGLAEAFAAFRDDPGPGILLTGQGRATCAGLDTDIAEGDYKGDHPEMHENMEQLYRDIESCPAPVAMAGFGALVGAGAVISLNCEFLVLGEETTWQVAEVQYGIASTRTAARLPDLVGRRVATELLLTGEPITPARAKAVGLATDVVPENEVEDRARELLATVGDHDAGTVAEVIDLLNDGKP, from the coding sequence ATGGTCTCAGTGGACACACCACTCGTCGAAGTTACCGAGACGGCCGACCGCAGAACCGTCGAACTGGCGCGGCCGGACAAGCTGAACGCGCTGACGCCGGAGCTGGTGGCCGGACTCGCCGAGGCGTTCGCGGCGTTTCGGGACGACCCCGGCCCGGGCATCCTCCTGACCGGACAGGGCCGGGCGACGTGTGCCGGCCTCGACACGGACATCGCCGAGGGCGACTACAAGGGCGACCACCCGGAGATGCACGAGAACATGGAGCAGTTGTACCGCGACATCGAGTCCTGTCCGGCACCCGTCGCCATGGCCGGGTTCGGCGCGCTCGTCGGTGCCGGTGCGGTCATCTCGCTCAACTGCGAGTTCCTCGTCCTCGGCGAGGAGACGACGTGGCAGGTGGCCGAGGTGCAGTACGGCATCGCCTCCACGCGGACCGCCGCCCGACTCCCGGACCTCGTGGGTCGTCGCGTGGCGACGGAACTGCTGTTGACCGGCGAGCCCATCACCCCGGCGCGAGCGAAGGCGGTGGGCCTCGCGACGGATGTGGTTCCCGAAAACGAGGTCGAGGACCGGGCGCGGGAGCTGTTGGCGACCGTCGGCGACCACGACGCCGGGACGGTGGCCGAGGTCATCGACCTGCTCAACGACGGGAAACCGTAG
- a CDS encoding sulfurtransferase, whose protein sequence is MDPDWLEPRLHESDLRVVDCTLHLSFDPETGARHTESGRADWDASHIPGSVYVNVQEDLTAADPDFPYQRPSPARFADAMASLGISDDTRVVLYDRARNSWAARVWWLLRSFGFDRAGILNGGWERWTADGRPTSTDRPEERDATFTPDPHPELVADKEQVQAAIEDEACSLVNALRPADFDGSNVVKYGRPGHVPGSVNVPAVGESAIVDAADQTYLPRDALRARFADAGVTESERVITYCGGGIAASSAAFALHLLGVENVAVYDGSMAEWGRTDLPIETD, encoded by the coding sequence GTGGATCCGGACTGGCTCGAACCGCGCCTCCACGAGTCGGACCTGCGTGTCGTGGACTGTACGCTGCATCTCAGCTTCGACCCGGAGACGGGTGCCCGACACACGGAATCCGGCCGTGCAGACTGGGACGCGTCCCACATCCCGGGGAGCGTCTACGTGAACGTCCAGGAGGACCTGACGGCGGCCGACCCGGACTTCCCGTATCAACGCCCGTCCCCGGCGCGGTTCGCCGACGCGATGGCGTCGCTCGGTATCAGCGACGACACGCGTGTCGTCCTCTACGACAGGGCGCGGAACTCGTGGGCCGCACGTGTCTGGTGGCTCCTGCGCTCGTTCGGGTTCGACCGGGCGGGAATCCTGAACGGTGGCTGGGAGCGGTGGACTGCGGACGGACGACCTACGTCGACCGACCGACCCGAAGAGCGAGACGCGACGTTCACACCGGACCCGCACCCGGAACTGGTCGCGGACAAAGAACAGGTGCAGGCGGCAATCGAGGACGAGGCGTGCAGTCTGGTCAACGCGCTCCGGCCCGCGGACTTCGACGGGAGCAACGTCGTGAAGTACGGCCGTCCGGGCCACGTTCCGGGGAGCGTCAACGTCCCGGCCGTCGGCGAGTCGGCCATCGTGGACGCGGCGGACCAGACGTACCTGCCGCGGGACGCGCTCCGGGCGCGGTTCGCCGACGCCGGCGTGACTGAGAGCGAGCGCGTTATCACCTACTGCGGCGGCGGTATCGCGGCCAGCAGCGCGGCGTTCGCCCTCCACCTCCTCGGTGTCGAGAACGTGGCAGTCTACGACGGGTCGATGGCCGAGTGGGGGCGGACGGACTTGCCGATTGAGACTGACTGA
- a CDS encoding DJ-1/PfpI family protein has protein sequence MTGKRILMIVGDFGEDYETMVPYQALEMVGHEVDTVCPEKEAGETVKTAIHDFRGDQTYLEERGHDFEVNATMADIDPADYDALVVPGGRAPEYLRTYDAVLDAVRHFFEADKPVASLCHGPQILAAAGVLDGYEMTAYPAVRAEVEAAGCSWVDEVTRDRNLVTGQAWPDHQEWLAEFLDMLGTDIEHGETAAVADD, from the coding sequence ATGACCGGAAAACGGATACTCATGATAGTCGGCGATTTCGGGGAGGACTACGAGACGATGGTGCCCTATCAGGCACTGGAGATGGTCGGCCACGAGGTGGACACGGTGTGCCCCGAGAAAGAGGCGGGCGAGACAGTCAAGACGGCGATACACGACTTCCGAGGCGACCAGACGTATCTGGAGGAGCGCGGGCACGACTTCGAGGTGAACGCGACGATGGCCGACATCGACCCGGCCGACTACGACGCCCTCGTCGTCCCCGGCGGACGGGCACCCGAGTACCTCCGGACGTACGACGCGGTACTGGACGCCGTTCGCCACTTCTTCGAGGCGGACAAGCCCGTCGCGTCGCTGTGTCACGGGCCACAGATTCTGGCGGCCGCCGGCGTGTTGGACGGCTACGAGATGACCGCGTACCCGGCCGTCCGCGCCGAAGTCGAAGCCGCAGGGTGTTCGTGGGTGGACGAGGTGACCCGGGACCGGAATCTCGTCACCGGACAGGCGTGGCCGGACCATCAGGAGTGGCTCGCCGAGTTCCTCGACATGCTGGGTACCGACATCGAACACGGCGAGACGGCCGCCGTCGCGGACGACTGA
- the cdd gene encoding cytidine deaminase, with protein MDELVEGARDALDAAHAPYSEYRVGAALRAGDGTVYTGCNIENANYSNSLHAEEVAVAAAVKRGVRSFERLAVTSSERDGVTPCGMCRQTLSEFCGPDFPVVCDEGETTTEYRLGDLLPNAIDAETLGK; from the coding sequence ATGGACGAACTGGTCGAGGGGGCGCGTGACGCGCTCGACGCCGCACACGCCCCGTACTCGGAGTATCGGGTCGGGGCCGCACTCCGTGCGGGAGACGGCACGGTGTACACGGGCTGTAACATCGAGAACGCGAACTACAGCAACAGCCTGCACGCCGAAGAGGTGGCCGTCGCCGCGGCCGTCAAACGCGGCGTTCGGTCGTTCGAACGGCTGGCCGTCACCTCCAGCGAGCGCGACGGCGTGACCCCCTGCGGGATGTGTCGACAGACCCTCTCCGAGTTCTGTGGCCCGGACTTCCCCGTGGTCTGTGACGAAGGCGAGACGACCACGGAGTACCGACTCGGCGACTTGCTCCCGAACGCCATCGACGCGGAGACACTCGGAAAATGA
- a CDS encoding Rrf2 family transcriptional regulator encodes MSSIELTPSQKNILQELVNLFRQSESAVKGEDIAEQVDRNPGTIRNQMQSLKALQLVEGVPGPKGGYKPTSNAYDALQVQDMDEAADVPLEHNGEPVETANVEEIDLTSVHHPEECRAEIKLQGSLSDFHEGDTITVGPTPLSKLRIIGSVEGKDDTSNILILTIDDMRAPVGDVEK; translated from the coding sequence ATGTCATCTATCGAACTCACACCGAGTCAGAAGAACATTCTTCAAGAACTCGTCAACCTCTTCCGGCAGTCCGAGTCCGCGGTCAAGGGCGAGGACATCGCCGAACAGGTCGACCGGAACCCCGGAACCATCCGCAACCAGATGCAGAGTCTGAAGGCCCTCCAGTTGGTCGAGGGTGTACCCGGGCCGAAAGGTGGCTACAAGCCGACCTCCAACGCGTACGACGCCCTGCAGGTCCAAGACATGGACGAGGCCGCCGACGTACCGCTCGAACACAACGGCGAACCCGTCGAGACGGCGAACGTCGAGGAGATAGACCTCACGAGCGTCCACCACCCCGAGGAGTGCCGCGCCGAAATCAAACTGCAGGGCTCGCTCTCTGATTTCCACGAAGGGGACACCATCACCGTCGGTCCGACGCCGCTGTCGAAACTCCGCATCATCGGCAGCGTCGAAGGGAAAGACGACACGAGCAACATCCTCATCCTCACTATCGACGACATGCGCGCCCCCGTCGGCGACGTGGAGAAGTAA
- a CDS encoding nucleoside phosphorylase — translation MTDDSTAADDAASENPNDDQQYHLEVQSGDVADTALLPGNPERVGKITAEWDDSDVVASHREYRTATGSYEGTPISVTSTGIGSPSAAIAVEELARVGTDTLIRVGSCGAIREEASVGDLVITRGAVRQEGTSEEYVREDYPAVADHAVVAALVAAAERLDYDYHVGLTCSTDSFYAGQGRPGFEDFEARGSEELVEELRAANVINFEMEASAILTLANVYGLRAGAVCTVYANRVTGEFRTEGERRAAETASLATHLLAKMDERVEESGAGAWHAGLSIE, via the coding sequence ATGACCGACGACAGTACCGCCGCCGACGACGCGGCGAGCGAGAACCCGAACGACGACCAACAGTACCATCTCGAAGTCCAATCGGGCGACGTGGCCGACACCGCCCTCCTCCCGGGCAACCCGGAACGAGTCGGGAAAATCACCGCCGAGTGGGACGACAGCGACGTGGTGGCGAGCCACCGCGAGTACCGCACCGCGACCGGTTCCTACGAGGGCACACCCATCTCGGTCACGTCGACCGGCATCGGGAGTCCGTCCGCGGCAATCGCCGTCGAGGAACTCGCCCGAGTGGGTACGGACACGCTGATACGGGTCGGGTCCTGTGGGGCTATCCGCGAGGAGGCGAGCGTCGGCGACCTAGTCATCACGCGCGGTGCGGTCCGACAGGAGGGGACCAGCGAGGAGTACGTCCGCGAGGACTACCCCGCGGTCGCGGACCACGCCGTCGTCGCCGCCCTCGTGGCCGCCGCCGAGCGCCTAGACTACGACTACCACGTCGGCCTGACCTGTTCGACGGACTCGTTCTACGCCGGGCAGGGCCGTCCCGGCTTCGAGGACTTCGAGGCCCGCGGGAGCGAAGAGTTGGTCGAGGAGTTGCGCGCGGCGAACGTCATCAACTTCGAGATGGAGGCCAGCGCCATCCTGACGCTCGCGAACGTCTACGGCCTGCGGGCCGGCGCCGTCTGTACCGTCTACGCCAACCGCGTCACCGGCGAGTTCCGGACCGAGGGCGAACGGCGGGCCGCCGAGACCGCGAGCCTCGCCACCCACCTCTTGGCAAAGATGGACGAACGCGTCGAGGAATCGGGTGCCGGAGCGTGGCACGCGGGACTCAGCATCGAATGA
- a CDS encoding cyclase family protein, whose protein sequence is MDFGDVSLVDLSIGLEPGVDSEPFPPSVEYYDHEQGAALLAANLQGQGYDVSAEDFPDGSALAWEEVTAIPHAGTHLDAPWHYGPECDGESAKTIEDVPLEWCCGNAVVLDFTDLDAGAEITPDGIDARLDALDHDLTAGELVFVQTGADELWGTEAYLTEFPGMGAAATKHLVEQGVKVIGTDAYGFDKPFTEMGRRYVETGDDGELWPAHLAGREVEYCQIEKMANLDELPRRTEVPVVTFPVTIADASAGWVRPVAMLDG, encoded by the coding sequence ATGGACTTCGGTGACGTGTCCCTCGTGGACCTGAGCATCGGCCTCGAACCCGGTGTCGACAGCGAACCGTTCCCACCGTCGGTGGAGTACTACGACCACGAGCAGGGCGCGGCACTGCTCGCGGCGAACCTCCAAGGTCAAGGCTACGACGTGAGTGCCGAGGATTTCCCCGACGGGTCGGCACTCGCGTGGGAGGAAGTGACGGCGATTCCCCACGCGGGGACACACCTCGACGCGCCGTGGCACTACGGTCCCGAGTGCGACGGCGAGTCGGCCAAGACAATCGAGGACGTTCCGCTGGAGTGGTGCTGTGGGAACGCCGTCGTCCTCGATTTCACCGACCTCGACGCCGGTGCCGAAATCACGCCCGACGGCATCGACGCCCGTCTCGACGCGCTTGACCACGACCTGACGGCCGGCGAACTCGTCTTCGTCCAGACCGGGGCGGACGAGTTGTGGGGCACCGAGGCGTACCTCACCGAGTTCCCGGGGATGGGCGCGGCGGCGACGAAACACCTCGTCGAGCAGGGCGTGAAGGTAATCGGGACTGACGCCTACGGGTTCGACAAACCGTTCACCGAGATGGGGCGGCGGTACGTCGAGACGGGTGACGACGGGGAGCTGTGGCCCGCCCACCTCGCCGGGCGGGAGGTCGAATACTGTCAGATAGAGAAGATGGCGAACTTGGACGAACTGCCGCGCCGGACGGAGGTACCCGTCGTCACCTTCCCGGTGACAATCGCGGACGCGAGTGCCGGCTGGGTCCGTCCGGTGGCGATGCTCGACGGGTGA
- a CDS encoding CaiB/BaiF CoA transferase family protein: MQPFTDIEVLDLTQSIAGPVCTSMLSSLGAHVVKVEPPNGDAFREQLEGSMFAFANQGEKESIAVDFKTDEGQEIAADLAERADVVVESFRPGVLEKFDLDYESVRETNEDVIYCSISGFGQGGPYRDWPAYDPVVQAVSGLMSTIGYPDRPPVRIGASTIDCGTGANAAFMVASALFQRGQTGEGEHIDIALFDVALSWTGYWITYYESTGKTPTRAGAGLHGFAPNDIYEGSDDEQFYVSAFSDALYERVCSALGREDLADDERFVTQDKRWENRHELDEILDDAFAEYEREEIVERLAEAGVPTGPVRTIDEVADDEHVHDRDMISETRNVELEDDSVTARLPLRTSDGPVADVSEPPELGEHAREVLAGLGYDETEIEAVLDSGAVNTPE, translated from the coding sequence ATGCAGCCGTTCACGGACATCGAAGTGTTGGACCTGACACAGTCGATAGCTGGCCCAGTGTGTACGAGCATGCTCTCCTCCCTCGGCGCGCACGTCGTGAAAGTCGAACCGCCGAACGGGGACGCCTTCCGGGAGCAACTCGAAGGCTCGATGTTCGCCTTCGCGAACCAAGGCGAGAAGGAGTCTATCGCGGTGGACTTCAAGACCGACGAAGGCCAAGAAATCGCCGCCGACCTCGCCGAGCGGGCCGACGTGGTGGTCGAGTCGTTCCGTCCCGGCGTCTTGGAGAAGTTCGACCTCGACTACGAGTCGGTGCGCGAGACCAACGAGGACGTGATTTACTGCTCCATCAGCGGGTTCGGGCAGGGCGGCCCGTACCGGGACTGGCCAGCCTACGACCCGGTGGTGCAGGCGGTCAGCGGCCTCATGTCGACTATCGGCTACCCCGACCGCCCGCCGGTCCGTATCGGTGCCAGCACCATCGACTGCGGGACCGGAGCCAACGCCGCGTTCATGGTCGCCAGCGCGCTCTTCCAGCGCGGGCAGACAGGCGAGGGCGAACACATCGACATCGCGCTGTTCGACGTGGCCCTCTCTTGGACCGGCTACTGGATTACATACTACGAGTCGACGGGCAAGACGCCGACGCGTGCCGGTGCGGGCCTCCACGGATTCGCTCCCAACGACATCTACGAGGGGAGCGACGACGAGCAGTTCTACGTGAGTGCCTTCTCGGACGCGCTGTACGAGCGCGTCTGTTCGGCACTGGGCCGGGAGGATTTGGCCGATGACGAGCGATTCGTGACCCAAGACAAGCGGTGGGAGAACCGCCACGAACTCGACGAGATACTCGACGACGCCTTCGCCGAGTACGAGCGCGAGGAAATCGTCGAACGACTCGCCGAGGCGGGCGTCCCGACCGGCCCGGTCCGGACCATCGACGAGGTCGCCGACGACGAACACGTCCACGACCGTGACATGATATCCGAAACCCGCAACGTCGAACTCGAAGACGACTCCGTGACCGCCCGCCTGCCGCTTCGGACGAGCGATGGCCCGGTCGCCGACGTGTCCGAACCGCCGGAACTCGGCGAACACGCCCGCGAAGTCCTCGCGGGGCTGGGCTACGACGAGACCGAAATCGAGGCTGTCCTCGACTCCGGAGCCGTCAACACGCCCGAGTAG
- the rocF gene encoding arginase: MDKDVRIIGVPMDLGADRRGVDMGPSAIRYAGLADQLDRMGTTCVDWGDVHVPRPEETDPDAADPFDGRAKFIAETETVCTRLAHEVADAVSAGEFPLVLGGDHSIAIGTMRGVSRGGETGLVWFDAHGDFNTPTTTPSGNVHGMSLAAILGKGSFTDTDWAPAPNVPEENVALAGLRSVDEGERENIRESDVTAYTMTDIDTRGVTEVVSEALDIATNGTDGVHVSLDLDWLDPTEAPGVGTPERGGVSYREAHAAMELIWERVAAPGLLRGFETVEVNPILDQHNRTAELAVELVASAFGEVVL; encoded by the coding sequence ATGGACAAAGACGTGCGTATCATCGGCGTCCCGATGGACCTCGGCGCGGATCGACGCGGTGTCGACATGGGGCCGTCGGCGATTCGCTACGCCGGCCTCGCCGACCAACTCGACCGGATGGGCACCACCTGCGTCGACTGGGGCGACGTACACGTCCCGCGACCGGAGGAGACGGACCCAGACGCGGCCGACCCGTTCGACGGCCGGGCGAAGTTCATCGCCGAGACGGAGACTGTCTGTACACGTCTCGCGCACGAAGTCGCCGACGCCGTGTCCGCAGGGGAGTTCCCGCTTGTGTTGGGTGGGGACCACTCCATCGCTATCGGGACGATGCGCGGTGTCTCCCGCGGCGGCGAGACGGGACTCGTCTGGTTCGACGCCCACGGCGACTTCAACACGCCGACAACGACGCCCAGCGGAAACGTCCACGGCATGTCGCTGGCGGCCATCCTCGGCAAGGGGTCGTTCACAGACACGGACTGGGCACCCGCACCGAACGTCCCCGAGGAGAACGTCGCCCTCGCGGGCCTGCGGTCCGTGGACGAGGGCGAACGCGAGAACATCCGCGAGAGCGACGTGACGGCCTACACGATGACAGACATCGACACCCGTGGCGTGACCGAAGTCGTCTCGGAGGCACTCGACATCGCCACCAACGGCACCGACGGCGTCCACGTCAGCCTCGACTTGGACTGGCTGGACCCGACCGAAGCCCCCGGCGTCGGGACGCCCGAACGCGGCGGCGTCTCCTACCGTGAGGCCCACGCCGCGATGGAACTAATCTGGGAACGGGTCGCCGCCCCGGGGCTGCTCCGCGGGTTCGAGACGGTGGAGGTCAATCCCATCCTCGACCAGCACAACCGGACGGCGGAACTCGCCGTGGAGTTGGTCGCCAGCGCGTTCGGGGAAGTGGTACTGTGA
- a CDS encoding NAD(P)/FAD-dependent oxidoreductase codes for MTDDVVVLGSGYAGAGAIKSLESELGRDTDITWISDVDYHLVLHESHRCIRDPAIQDKVTIPVEDIKSPSTRFVQGEVVDIDADDRVVTLADESTVDFDYLLVAIGSRTAFFGIDGLQEHAHTLKSLDDALGIHEDVKEAAREASQSDPAQVVIGGAGLSGIQSAGEVAEFRDDHRAPIDIHLVEGLDEIFPGNDPEVQGALRTRLEDRDVNIMTGEFIGEVDEETVYIGDDIELDYDVLLWTGGITGRECVEDLDVEKDERNKRIHTGMNFQTENDRIFAVGDCALIDQPGENPAPPTAEAAWEAADHIGKNMARAMRGQPLDDWTFESKGTAISVGEDAVAHDVSYAGIGFPIDTFGGFMARNLKKAIAARWINSVTGPGRALKAWPDM; via the coding sequence ATGACAGACGACGTTGTCGTGCTCGGCTCCGGCTACGCCGGGGCGGGTGCGATAAAGAGTCTCGAATCGGAACTCGGCCGCGACACTGACATCACGTGGATTTCTGACGTGGACTACCATCTCGTTCTCCACGAGTCCCACCGCTGCATCCGCGACCCGGCCATTCAGGACAAGGTCACCATCCCTGTCGAAGACATCAAATCACCCAGCACCCGCTTCGTGCAGGGGGAAGTGGTCGACATCGACGCCGATGACCGCGTCGTTACCCTCGCCGACGAGTCCACCGTCGACTTCGACTACCTCCTCGTCGCAATCGGCTCGCGGACGGCCTTCTTCGGTATCGACGGCCTGCAAGAACACGCGCACACGCTCAAGAGCCTCGACGACGCGCTGGGCATCCACGAAGACGTCAAGGAGGCCGCCCGCGAGGCGTCCCAGTCCGACCCCGCACAGGTCGTCATCGGCGGCGCGGGTCTCTCGGGCATCCAGTCGGCGGGTGAAGTGGCCGAGTTCCGTGACGACCACCGTGCCCCCATCGACATCCACCTCGTCGAGGGCCTCGACGAAATCTTCCCGGGCAACGACCCCGAGGTGCAGGGCGCGCTCCGCACGCGACTGGAGGACCGCGACGTGAACATCATGACCGGCGAGTTCATCGGCGAAGTCGACGAGGAGACGGTGTACATCGGCGACGACATCGAACTCGACTACGACGTGTTGCTCTGGACCGGCGGCATCACCGGCCGTGAGTGCGTCGAGGACCTCGACGTGGAGAAAGACGAGCGCAACAAACGCATCCACACCGGGATGAACTTCCAGACGGAGAACGACCGCATCTTCGCCGTCGGCGACTGCGCACTCATCGACCAACCCGGCGAGAACCCCGCGCCGCCGACGGCAGAGGCCGCGTGGGAGGCCGCCGACCACATCGGCAAGAACATGGCCCGGGCCATGCGCGGCCAACCGCTGGACGACTGGACGTTCGAGAGCAAGGGCACCGCCATCTCCGTCGGCGAGGACGCCGTCGCCCACGACGTGTCCTACGCCGGCATCGGGTTCCCCATCGACACCTTCGGCGGGTTCATGGCACGGAACCTGAAGAAAGCCATCGCCGCCCGCTGGATAAACTCGGTTACCGGCCCCGGCCGCGCGCTGAAGGCCTGGCCGGATATGTAG
- a CDS encoding NAD-dependent epimerase/dehydratase family protein, whose translation MQGKRVLVTGGAGFIGSNLANHLAADNDVVALDDGYLGTPTNLDDDVEFVEASVLDDDLPVDVDVVFHLAALSSLQMHEDDPQRGARVNVEGFVNTVEQARQEGCETVVYASTSSIYGSRTEPSPEDMPVAVNTGYEASKLARERYGEYFANYHDMDVAGLRFFSVYQGYGGAEEHKGEYANVIAQFADDMANGDPPVLYGDGEQTRDFTHVQDIVRGIEAAADHELTGVYNLGTGDAYSFNTVVEMLNDELETAIEPEYVENPIPEDVYVHDTCADASKMREATGWEPEIDFEEGIRRVCEQYQ comes from the coding sequence ATGCAAGGAAAGCGCGTGTTGGTGACTGGGGGTGCGGGGTTCATCGGCTCGAACCTCGCGAACCACCTCGCGGCGGACAACGACGTCGTCGCACTCGACGACGGCTACCTCGGGACGCCAACGAACCTCGACGACGACGTGGAGTTCGTCGAGGCGAGTGTCCTCGACGACGACCTCCCGGTAGATGTCGACGTGGTGTTCCACCTCGCGGCGCTCTCCTCGCTACAGATGCACGAGGACGACCCACAGCGTGGGGCACGCGTCAACGTCGAAGGGTTCGTCAACACCGTCGAGCAAGCGCGCCAGGAGGGCTGTGAGACTGTCGTCTACGCCTCCACGTCGTCTATCTACGGCAGTCGGACCGAACCCTCGCCGGAAGACATGCCTGTCGCGGTGAACACGGGCTACGAGGCGTCGAAACTCGCCCGCGAACGGTACGGCGAGTACTTCGCGAACTACCACGACATGGACGTGGCCGGACTGCGGTTTTTCTCCGTCTATCAGGGCTACGGCGGGGCCGAGGAGCACAAAGGCGAGTACGCGAACGTCATCGCACAGTTCGCCGACGACATGGCCAACGGAGACCCGCCGGTGCTGTACGGCGACGGCGAGCAGACGCGTGACTTCACGCACGTCCAGGACATCGTGCGCGGCATCGAGGCGGCGGCCGACCACGAACTCACGGGTGTCTACAACCTCGGGACCGGCGACGCCTACTCGTTCAACACCGTGGTCGAGATGCTGAACGACGAACTAGAGACGGCCATCGAACCGGAGTACGTCGAGAACCCGATTCCCGAGGACGTGTACGTTCACGACACCTGCGCGGACGCCTCGAAGATGCGCGAGGCCACGGGGTGGGAACCCGAAATCGACTTCGAGGAAGGCATCCGACGCGTGTGCGAACAGTACCAGTGA
- a CDS encoding enoyl-CoA hydratase/isomerase family protein — MSDANLTYERTGRVGVLTYDRPPVNAVRYADLDALADALADIPAADELAVVFQTGGDRTFSAGHDVSEFGSDDARDAAAATKTYMRALRTVYEFPLPLVAAVDGPAVGAGAILASLCDDRIVGPDAEFAITEINVGIIGGLGPLKRVLPDGVARRMAYTGEALSAERAYELGLASELTDDPQAAARGVAETIAENNPDAVRAAKASAIEGQPDWPLEEYRRERDYIEEIRADDNADEAAAAFLEDRDPEFEE; from the coding sequence ATGTCGGACGCGAACCTGACCTACGAGCGAACCGGCCGCGTGGGCGTCCTCACGTACGACCGCCCGCCGGTCAACGCCGTCCGGTACGCCGACCTCGACGCGCTCGCGGACGCACTCGCGGACATTCCGGCCGCCGACGAGTTGGCTGTCGTCTTCCAGACCGGCGGTGACCGGACGTTCTCGGCGGGGCACGACGTGAGCGAGTTCGGGAGCGACGACGCGCGAGACGCGGCCGCGGCGACGAAGACGTACATGCGGGCACTCCGAACCGTCTACGAGTTCCCGCTCCCGCTCGTCGCCGCGGTGGACGGTCCTGCTGTCGGCGCGGGAGCCATCCTCGCGTCCCTGTGCGACGACCGCATCGTCGGCCCGGACGCCGAGTTCGCCATCACCGAAATCAACGTCGGTATCATCGGCGGTCTCGGCCCGCTGAAACGCGTCCTTCCGGACGGCGTGGCCCGCCGGATGGCCTACACGGGAGAGGCACTCTCGGCGGAGCGCGCTTACGAACTCGGCTTGGCGTCGGAACTGACGGACGACCCGCAGGCGGCGGCCCGCGGGGTCGCCGAGACCATCGCCGAGAATAACCCCGACGCGGTGCGGGCGGCGAAGGCGTCCGCCATCGAGGGGCAACCGGACTGGCCGCTCGAAGAGTACCGCCGCGAGCGGGACTACATCGAGGAGATACGCGCGGACGACAACGCCGACGAGGCCGCCGCGGCGTTCCTCGAGGACCGCGACCCGGAGTTCGAGGAGTGA